One window of Halorussus sp. MSC15.2 genomic DNA carries:
- a CDS encoding CaiB/BaiF CoA-transferase family protein, protein MGTDTNDSQPLSDVRVLELGNIVAGPFASVMLADLGAEVVKVERPGSGDVLRSAGEAGPPMFDALNRNKRSIELDLKSDAGREAFLDLADRADVVVENLGPGVADRLGIGYDELSERNPELVYLSIKGFLDGPYGDRAGMDVVAEAMSGLMSMTGELGRKPVRVGTSIADMGAAMYGVMGVLVALRERERTGEGRRVDGPLFEAAASWMGYWITYADRYGRDHPSLGASHPTWALYDVFRVGGEDDWLFLGVTTERHWPALCRAIDREDLLADERFETSQSRLDHKAELTETVAEELRDRDRESVLAALLAEDVPAAPVNDPSDLVDDDHLDAVDLLAEFDSAEDGESLQTVMTPVHGDGIAPAQRLDPPELGEHTEEILRTAGLDDDAIAALRNRGAFGSE, encoded by the coding sequence ATGGGGACCGACACGAACGACAGTCAACCGCTCTCGGACGTTCGGGTACTGGAGTTGGGGAACATCGTCGCCGGACCGTTCGCGAGCGTCATGCTCGCGGACCTCGGTGCCGAGGTGGTGAAGGTCGAACGCCCCGGTAGCGGTGACGTCCTCCGTAGCGCGGGCGAGGCCGGACCGCCGATGTTCGACGCGCTGAACCGCAACAAACGCTCCATCGAACTCGACCTCAAGAGCGACGCGGGACGCGAGGCCTTCCTCGACCTCGCCGACCGGGCGGACGTGGTCGTCGAGAACCTCGGTCCCGGCGTCGCGGACCGACTGGGTATCGGCTACGACGAACTGAGCGAGCGGAACCCGGAACTCGTCTACCTCTCCATCAAGGGGTTCCTCGACGGACCGTACGGCGACCGGGCCGGGATGGACGTCGTCGCCGAAGCCATGTCCGGGCTGATGAGCATGACCGGCGAACTCGGTCGCAAACCGGTCCGCGTCGGCACCTCCATCGCGGACATGGGCGCGGCGATGTACGGAGTGATGGGGGTGCTCGTCGCGCTCCGAGAACGGGAACGCACCGGCGAGGGCCGGAGAGTGGACGGTCCGCTGTTCGAGGCGGCGGCCTCTTGGATGGGCTACTGGATAACCTACGCCGACCGGTACGGCCGCGACCACCCGTCGCTCGGGGCGTCCCATCCCACGTGGGCGCTGTACGACGTGTTCCGCGTCGGCGGCGAGGACGACTGGTTGTTCCTCGGCGTGACGACCGAGCGCCACTGGCCGGCGCTCTGTCGCGCCATCGACCGGGAGGACCTGCTCGCCGACGAACGGTTCGAGACGTCCCAGTCGCGACTCGACCACAAGGCGGAACTGACCGAGACCGTCGCCGAGGAACTGCGCGACCGCGACCGCGAGAGCGTGCTGGCGGCGCTGTTGGCCGAGGACGTCCCCGCAGCGCCGGTGAACGACCCGTCCGACCTCGTGGACGACGACCACCTCGACGCCGTCGACCTGCTGGCGGAGTTCGACTCCGCGGAGGACGGCGAGTCGCTACAGACGGTGATGACGCCCGTTCACGGCGACGGAATCGCGCCGGCTCAGCGACTCGACCCGCCGGAACTCGGGGAACACACCGAGGAAATCCTGCGCACTGCCGGACTCGACGACGACGCCATCGCTGCGCTTCGGAACCGGGGGGCGTTCGGGAGCGAGTAG